The DNA segment GTTATTGGACCTGCACGCCTCATGGCTCCTCCCCATATGCTAACGTACATAGGGATTATCGGGGAGGAGATTTTATTGCCCAATTGGCTCAGCAACCAAATGATGCGTGCATTCCATAAAAAAGACCGGCGTCAAATTCGGCTGCTTAACGATTGCTGGTTTTTTTACTACAATCGCCGTAATACGAATAATGAAACTAGCAAGGTTCAGTAGATGGGGCAGCCCGCACAGGCCTTTCTATACTAAAATCCCCTTTAAGGTCAGTGTCTGCCCACCCACAATAAAGCGTGAGCTTCGTACACGTTCACTTAAAGGGGTTCTTTTCGCTACATTAGCTCCGAAAACCAAGTCATTCATAAGCTTCCGCATAGTCGGAGGCTTTGTTATTTATTCATGTCGTTTAACTTCCCCGCTAATTGCCTCAGTGCTGCTCCGCGATGACTTATCGCCTGCTTCTCCGATACCGTCAGCTCAGCAAGCGTCTTCTCGTACTCCGGAAGGTAAAAAAGAGGATCATATCCAAAGCCTCCTCCGCCAGCCGGTTCAGAGGTTATCCAGCCTTCCACCGTTCCGGAGGCCTCTGTAAACTCTCCCGTCTTCGGGTCATAAAGTGCGAGGTGACAAACAAAGCGAGCCGTACTCAGCAGGGGCTGCTCCGTATCTTCCCCAAGCTGCAAACGCTCTAATTCGCCTAGCAGCTTCTCATTATTGTCCTCGTCAGAAGCTCCTTCACCGGCATAGCGAGCTGAATGGACGCCTGGCGCCCCCTCCAGCTTGTCTACGCAAAGTCCTGAGTCGTCAGCAAGCACTGCTTGGCCCAGGAAGTCCCCTACCACCTTTGCCTTCTTACGGGCGTTCTCCGCAAATGTCTCGCCATCCTCCACTACTTCAGGAACATTTGGGTAATCAAACATACTCTTAACGGGCTTACCTAAAAAATCGAGTGCATGAGCAAATTCTCTCACTTTGCCCTGATTTCGCGTAGCTACGATAAGAACAGAATCCTTTTTATTCATCACACGCCTGCTTCTGACTGCTTGCTGCCAATTTTTGACGCAATCGGCCCGAGGGCCTCGCGCTGAATTTCAATCATTTCATGGATGCCTTGCTCCGCAAGCTCCAGCATCTTATTCAGCTCTTCTCTGGAGAACGGATTCTCTTCCCCAGTTCCCTGTACCTCAACAAATTGTCCTTGCCCAGTCATTACTACATTCATATCTACCTTGGCCTTGGAATCTTCCTCGTAGTTAAGATCAAGCAGAGTCTCCTCACCAACAATACCAACGCTAATCGAAGCAAGATAATCAGTAATTGGAAAAACAGGCAGAGAATGCTTCTGAACGATCTTATTCACCGCTAGGGCCAAGGCAACAAATGCTCCCGTAATCGATGTAGTACGCGTTCCTCCATCCGCCTGCAGCACGTCGCAGTCAATGGTAATGGATCGCTCGCCCAGAGCATGCAAATCAACAACAGAGCGCA comes from the Paenibacillus lentus genome and includes:
- the cmpA gene encoding cortex morphogenetic protein CmpA, with product MPNWLSNQMMRAFHKKDRRQIRLLNDCWFFYYNRRNTNNETSKVQ
- a CDS encoding XTP/dITP diphosphatase; translated protein: MNKKDSVLIVATRNQGKVREFAHALDFLGKPVKSMFDYPNVPEVVEDGETFAENARKKAKVVGDFLGQAVLADDSGLCVDKLEGAPGVHSARYAGEGASDEDNNEKLLGELERLQLGEDTEQPLLSTARFVCHLALYDPKTGEFTEASGTVEGWITSEPAGGGGFGYDPLFYLPEYEKTLAELTVSEKQAISHRGAALRQLAGKLNDMNK
- the rph gene encoding ribonuclease PH — protein: MRINGRKANERRPLTLTANINKYAEGSVYIEVGDTKVICTATVEEKVPMFMKGQGKGWVTAEYSMLPRATHSRNQRESARGKQSGRTMEIQRLIGRALRSVVDLHALGERSITIDCDVLQADGGTRTTSITGAFVALALAVNKIVQKHSLPVFPITDYLASISVGIVGEETLLDLNYEEDSKAKVDMNVVMTGQGQFVEVQGTGEENPFSREELNKMLELAEQGIHEMIEIQREALGPIASKIGSKQSEAGV